Proteins encoded together in one Methanorbis rubei window:
- a CDS encoding MFS transporter produces MNFSSLFRLSLFLGVFGAMALSNAVVPVLTNITEDPALQGAVYSAYFFGAFLMVFPAGWISDKLGRAPLMKIGLLGTAAAAVLLWLSYPDPTAAVLLRFLEGLLTGMFVSSAMALVNSGKDHKKLAGGFVALMNVGMVAGLVVSGGIAAVQIYAGVLLFGVLTGAAGLLSLGLNDDDTFSPAVSTAAHIWKIAVYHKWLWFAMLIFCGTTGVVISMYPELSGFSAEMNGIITALMSVATAICVYTASRMRFSDSLSVVRTSGILLALSVPVVLLNPVGMIFVGALFGVITVAVLNYIAQTRQPQGVMNGLFNMTQYAGMAALPFAAGLLVLPVGYLGVFAITAVLNVLAGLLVVKCPCYVR; encoded by the coding sequence ATGAACTTCAGCAGTCTGTTTCGCTTATCACTTTTTTTAGGAGTGTTTGGAGCAATGGCTTTGTCAAACGCTGTTGTTCCGGTTCTCACCAATATCACAGAAGACCCAGCACTTCAGGGCGCAGTTTACTCAGCCTACTTTTTCGGGGCATTTCTCATGGTGTTTCCCGCAGGATGGATATCTGATAAACTTGGGCGAGCCCCGCTGATGAAAATCGGACTCCTTGGAACGGCGGCGGCGGCAGTACTGCTCTGGCTCTCATATCCTGATCCGACCGCGGCAGTTCTGCTGAGATTTCTGGAAGGACTCCTTACCGGCATGTTCGTCTCGTCAGCCATGGCTCTGGTGAACTCAGGAAAGGATCACAAAAAACTCGCCGGCGGATTTGTTGCACTGATGAATGTGGGAATGGTGGCAGGGCTTGTGGTGAGCGGTGGTATTGCCGCAGTTCAGATATATGCCGGAGTCCTGCTCTTCGGGGTTCTTACAGGAGCTGCGGGACTCCTCAGCCTCGGCCTCAACGATGATGACACATTTTCTCCTGCGGTCTCAACAGCCGCACATATCTGGAAGATTGCCGTCTATCACAAATGGCTCTGGTTTGCCATGCTGATATTCTGCGGAACGACCGGTGTGGTAATCTCAATGTACCCTGAGTTGTCAGGGTTCAGCGCTGAAATGAACGGCATCATAACAGCTCTGATGAGTGTGGCAACAGCGATTTGTGTCTACACAGCGTCAAGGATGCGGTTTTCAGACTCGCTTTCGGTGGTGAGAACTTCAGGCATCCTGCTCGCACTTTCGGTTCCCGTTGTGCTGCTGAATCCGGTCGGCATGATCTTTGTCGGGGCGTTGTTTGGTGTGATTACGGTTGCCGTGCTGAATTATATTGCACAGACCAGGCAGCCGCAGGGAGTGATGAACGGGTTGTTCAACATGACACAGTATGCAGGGATGGCGGCGCTGCCGTTTGCAGCAGGCTTGCTGGTCCTTCCGGTCGGATATCTGGGCGTGTTTGCGATAACTGCCGTGCTGAACGTGCTTGCGGGTCTTCTGGTTGTCAAGTGTCCGTGTTACGTTAGGTAG
- a CDS encoding PGF-CTERM sorting domain-containing protein — translation MIKKRSSFTRRMIFCACVLLILAAFAAPASADTTVAQGDPFYVSGQAPGAQQVALYFFGPNYFKYTKVQVNGGLYSYELQTTADMSPSEYYCVVQSPGTGSTFSVGPVTVGDTTYITVNPGSGVPADGSSFVVQGPNALQSSQAAYALVNMIDSPNIPDLCQTFTFQIAYPLITINPIGTQYMGSSFIISGTTNLAVGDVLSVDVTIFNYWPSDKEAENAVDASSWSQGTSGQTVVLTGPTSGQNVWSYSVVPLHPSDYEVSVTGIKTGASATQEFVVTDQTGPTYVPTAFPTTLPTLTPSTAAPTPTQTPGFGILAAVGMLGAALLITRRS, via the coding sequence ATGATAAAAAAACGCTCATCATTTACCAGACGCATGATTTTCTGTGCATGCGTCCTGCTGATTCTTGCAGCCTTCGCGGCTCCGGCATCAGCTGATACCACGGTTGCGCAGGGAGATCCCTTCTATGTCAGCGGGCAGGCTCCGGGCGCCCAGCAGGTGGCTCTCTACTTCTTTGGTCCAAACTATTTCAAATACACCAAGGTTCAGGTGAACGGCGGTCTCTACAGCTACGAGCTTCAGACCACTGCCGATATGTCGCCTTCAGAGTACTACTGTGTTGTGCAGAGTCCCGGCACCGGCAGCACATTTAGTGTCGGGCCGGTTACTGTTGGCGACACGACCTACATCACGGTGAACCCGGGCAGCGGTGTTCCTGCGGACGGCAGCAGTTTTGTTGTTCAGGGACCAAACGCTCTTCAGAGTTCTCAGGCTGCCTATGCTCTTGTGAATATGATCGACAGCCCGAACATTCCTGATCTCTGCCAGACATTTACGTTCCAGATAGCGTATCCGCTGATCACCATTAATCCGATCGGTACCCAGTATATGGGAAGCTCCTTTATTATTTCGGGAACGACGAATCTTGCTGTCGGTGATGTGCTCTCTGTTGATGTAACCATTTTCAACTACTGGCCGTCGGACAAGGAGGCAGAGAATGCTGTTGATGCTTCTTCATGGTCGCAGGGAACGTCAGGTCAGACTGTTGTTCTTACCGGACCCACTTCAGGTCAGAATGTCTGGAGCTACAGTGTTGTTCCTCTGCATCCTTCTGATTATGAGGTAAGTGTTACCGGCATCAAAACAGGAGCTTCGGCAACGCAGGAATTCGTGGTTACCGACCAGACCGGACCTACCTATGTTCCGACCGCGTTTCCGACAACACTTCCCACTCTGACTCCGAGCACCGCGGCTCCGACTCCAACCCAGACGCCGGGCTTTGGGATTCTTGCGGCTGTAGGAATGCTTGGAGCGGCTCTTCTGATTACAAGAAGATCCTAA